The window TTTCAAATTTCTTTGTCGGGTTTtcaaatcttgtttttttttgtttgtcacaAAAACATTTTACATGTTCAACAAAAATGAAGCCCTGAATCGTAGAATTTCTTCACTTGTAGAAAAAACTTAGCTTAAGATTTTTCTTGAAATTAAACGTATTTTACGATTTCTGTTATTGCTTAAGAATTTACAATTTTACGTAAATTTGAATTTTCTAATCGAAACCAAACATTCAACagaaaaactgcatttactatGAGTTTATTTTGTGAAATCAGTTTCATATTGGCGGAAGGTTTGCTTTAGATGTATTCTCGAATTAGAAAATTTTAACCATCAAAAGTACACTTTGTTTTGTAGTTacgttattttaaaaattgtaaaggTACTAAACGTTTGGAATGACTATTAAACTTCtaaggttttataaattatatattttatcccAAAAAACTCGTAATCAATTATTTATGActaatttttcctttttaaaaagtatttttttgctTATAAATTTTTGTTAGCGGTTTTAGTAACTAAGCATAAGAGTCGTAGAGTCATGATTTTCTTATATGCTATGATTAAAGTCTAAGAAtatatctcttcttctttctttttgacATTAAGAATACATTAAGTGAAAACATATGATAATAATGCAGATCTTGAATGATTGTGCAGATCTTGAATGTGTGGAGAGCCGTGATGGGTTTGGCTGTAGCGGGGATGATACTTGATATGGGCGTCAGAATGAAGATGAGATAAGCTTGGCTTGTGTCCTTGTCTGTCCTTATAGGTTCTTATTTACAAGAAAATTATTGTTGTAGTTGTAGGTGAGGTATACAATTCTTTGTCATGTACTGGCTACACAATAAAAGCGAAATTTTAATCCGTAATTGGAAAATTGTTAAAACAAACATTTTCGTTAATTATGGTAAAAGATTATATgtgaataaatataaattctGTTAACGTACTTCAATAATAGAATAATGAAATACTCAATTTATCCATTTAGTGATCCAATTTAACCAATTAGCTTCTATATTCAAATGTACTTtctaactttatttttaaaaaaacttttgaaaaCCAGTTTAcgtaaatatgtttttttaacacCACGTAGATATGCTAAATGTGTTACAAGGTTACAAGTATTGACAATTTAAAATGTGGGTCACACAATTTGGGTTATCTCCAACTTTCAATCATGCATGAGAATCTTTTCttgtaatataaaaaaatgttccTCACAACTTCATCTATACAAAAGTCCATTGTACCATCAatcatattttaagaaaattgtcAAAAAGtcggtttgtttcttttcaCAAATCTATTCATTTCCCTTTCCGGCATTTCCACGCAATAGGGTCGCAACATTGTTTTCTGTTTACAAATATCTCAGTGTCTAAATGTAATTTCTAAGtaagaggttttttttttggaaccaAGCGATGGTAGTTTTTAGAGCTTGGTGTGTATCCACATCAGTTTTGGGTTCGATGTTTTTTTAGAACTAAATTATCACTATTTGATCAGTCTGGGTTTGGATTTCGGCCCAAGTAGTTTACATGATGGGTCGTAACAAATGATCAGCTCACTCTCTGGTATTAATTGGAAAGTATTCCAAATTCGGATCAAATAGTGTAGTATGCTTTCGAATTAGTCCATTCTGTAACACTAAGTGCAGCCGACCGGATCAGCCGATaggatttataaaaaaaaaagaaggctATTTTGACAAAAgattttatgttatatatataaaaggaaatacatgattctttttaaaaagaaaacgaGATTACAAAGTCTACAGCCATAACGGGTCTAAGATCAATCCTAACTCTACGGTTTACTAAATCGATGTGAACCAGTAGAACCAAAGCTGAACCGTGGCTGAGTTGGAAACCCCATCAcatattaagatatttatgctTACTTATCTTTCAAAGTAAATGTATTTATGacaccattaaaaaaaaaagacaccaTAACATTTATAGGCATAGAGAAAACTCTGAAAAACTTTGACAAAATCGGAAGACTATGGGTCTAACTTATGaccaaaaaatggaaaaaaaaaatatatttattatgtattttaattttgcaCCGCTTATATTATCAAAATCGCGGCCACCATTTAAACCCTTGATGTTCAGACCCGAACAGAACTGATAAGAGAGGTCTTATCACTTTTCTCCATTTATAGTGATGTAATGGCTCATTTTTGTTGGTTGTCTATTGGTGGAGAATGCTACTGTTTTGCCATAAATCACCATAAaaactaggggtgggcgttcgggtacccgttcggattcggatcgggtatttcggattttcgggtatttcggtatagaggtctagaacccgttcgggtatttctatacttcgggtcgggttcggatatttttagttcggattcggttatttcggatcgggttcggatatttagattttgaaaaaaaaaattaaaattttcatttctcaagtttgttgtatttaaaaatataactttcagttaactaattttttttatttttaatagattgaatggttaatagatttggacataacattttaaaactagaaagacattaatttagtttttttttttaattttggatgtaatgttttgctaatttttgaaataaaaacttgacatgcattttaagtgagtagcaaatcatttttttctgtaattgtatgtatatcatatgaacttaaagtatatgtagtatccatataaatattttatataaaatgagagatataaactagaaatataaggttaattatacatatgttcggttatcttcggatatccattcgggttcgggtattatccgttcgggttcgggtatccaatctctccttattcaatacccgttcgggtattttgctacttcggttcggatttcggttcgggtttttcggatcgggttcggatgccacttcggatatcgggtaaagtgcccacccctaataaAAACCCTtaacttattttttaagaaacctagtttttgttaaaattattgGGCTTGGCTTGAATTGGGTCAAGGATAGTTTGTAAACCGGTTAGTTTCACTTTTATCTTTTGCCATTtcaaaatcaatcaaataaaCAATTCTTCAATATGATCATCATCACTTTAGCTTTGCCTATTGTGAattgatcatcatcatcgtcgaaGAGCTTCTAGATCGGGATTATCCTATCACCTCCGAATTACTAAATCTTTCGTTCCGATTACAGTTCAGGTCTACTCTCTGTCTCTCTTGTATTGGCTGCGTAACTGGTCGATTTTTGATTTCCGATGCATTGTAGATTAGGTTTTTTGAAACTTCATCAGATATTTATCCAATCTGTTGATGCGAATGGGACTCAAATGTAACTAAGTGGTCGACTGCTTCAAAAAGTGCGAAGATTTGGTTTTGATTATCATATTGGTGGTTTCTAGGAGAATGAGAATAGTGGGTCTAACGGGAGGCATAGCGTCTGGGAAGAGTACAGTCTCCAACCTCTTCAAGGCTAATGGCATTCCTGTTGTTGATGCTGATGTCATTGCTCgagtaatctctctctctcttttggtcTTTTAGTCTTTCTTGGAACTACTGTACGACCATTTAGAGAGGGTGTGTTGTTTTTGTAGAATGTACTGAAGAAAGGAAGCGGTGGATGGAAGAGAGTAGTTGCAGCTTTTGGGGAGGAGATTCTTCTTCCTAGTAGAGAAGTGGATCGGCCAAAGCTTGGTCAGATGGTCTTCTCTTCCGATTCCAAGCGCCAACTTCTCAACAAGTAAGAAACTGAGCGTTTccccctttctttttttttattaggatGGGGTTTTGAAATGTCTTTCTTTTCTCTGTTAGGTTGATGGCTCCGTACATATCCTCTGGTATCTTTTGGGAGATCTTGAAAGAATGGGTAAAAGGAGCTAAAGTAATAGTTGTCGATATCCCATTGCTGTTCGAAGCTAAGATGGATAAATGGACTAAACCCATTGTTGTTGTGTGGGTTAGTCAAGAGACACAGCTCACTAGACTGATGGAGAGAGATGGACTGAGTGAGGAAGATGCAAGAAACAGAGTTATGGCTCAGATGTCTTTGGATTTGAAAAGAGGCAATGCTGATATTGTGATTGATAATAATGGCGGTCTCGACGAGCTCCACCAACAGTTTGACAAGGTTTTGTCTGAGATCAGAAGACCATTGACATGGTTTGAGTTTTGGCGTTCAAGGCAAGGCGCCTTCTCGATCCTTGGCTTGGTGACTTCGGGACTATTTGTTTGCAAACAACTCAATTAGCTCGTTgccattttctatttttttttcctttctctaTGGCGCAAAGTTAAACCacttttgtttcttatttataaTCATCATTACGACTTTCATTTATTTCTCTTCCGCAGCTAACATTTTTTCCTAATCACCAGTTTGATTTCACTCCTAGTCGGTAACCACAAACCCCATTATCAAATGTACAACTTGAagctgagatttttttttaaagaagataAGACCATTAGTCATATGAGGCAATGAAGGGAATGACCATCGACATGAAAGCATCGTAAGAGAGCGTTGCGTAGCCTGTGTAACCGGGGTCCTTCTCTTTGAACTTCTCAGTCAAACTctgataaaatttataaaaacaacatGTGTCAAAACGATTACAAGCGGCTAGATTAACGGAAATACTTTAATAGATCATAGTTCCTACCTTCACAGTCATCCCACATCTGCAAATCCAGCAGACAATGATAGTTAGTAATCCCAATAAAGAACCACAGAACCGATGAAAGACAGAGAGAAAGAAACTTACTCGAGGAATCTGTCAAAACAGAGGTCGACAGTGTTGCCAGTCCCATCGTCAAACTGAGATAAGATAATAAGCTGGAGAACAGAGGATGGAAGCATGTAACCGAGATGATAGAAAGCATCTCTGAGCTCTAAAGCATTCATCCTTCCACTCCTATCTCTATCGTACCTGTCAAACATGGCCTACAAAACCCAACAATAACAGAGTATCACAACATCTTGAGGCATAGAAATGAGTCTTAAACGTAAGGGTTCACTTACACGCCATTGCGCAAGGCAATTCCACAACTCAGCATACTCCTTAGGACCTGCACAAAGGTAGAAGAAACATGAGATTGATCAGACAACAATATAAGCTCggtgtttgttttaaaataaataaaaaatgaaaaaatcacCAAGTCGTAGCAGAGATTCTGCAGGGCTCTTGTAAATGAACAAGAGGAACCTAATCGTTCTGTTACTGATTCCTTCGTATCCAGAAAACGACAACGCATGCCGAAGCTCCGACTCATCGAGGAATCCGCTCCGGTTTCCGCCAGCCGACTCGAAGCTCCTCACGATGTCCGGATGCGTTTCGGGTGAAAACATTCCGGAAGATCCGAGTTGGTTCGTTGGTTGACCGTATGGATACGCGTAAGTGTATCTAGCTTCCTCGTCAACCTGCTGCCTGAACGATTCTGGAAGCTCCGGTGCTGACGGTGCGTACGCCATTGATGGTACGATAAAGATTCTTGGATTCAGAAAAGTTTTGGTTATTGCTTTTGTTTCGAATGTTTAGAGGTTAAAGAGGGACTGATTCTGATAAGATTATGATTCCACTTCTTTTTCAATTCTTCCATTTCCGTTGATTTTTAAAGTGCTCGCATGTTCGATAGAATTTATTATTATTCGATTGGACGGTGAGGATTTATTCAATTTAATTCAACGGTAAGATTGATGGCATGCTCATAAGTCATAACTCTCCTTTTTATTTTCCTGGTCAATCCATTTTGGAGTACGTGTAAGAAAACGTACAAAGAGGACAGAACCAGAGATATATTGTACAATTTTTCTAGTTAACTCCAAGTGATTACATATCCCTGAAAACGTACAAAGAGGACAGAACCAGGGATACATTGTACAATTTTTCTAATTAACTCCAAGTGATTACATATTCTTGACTTTGTTCCCGAGCTACCCTGGCTAAGTTTTCACTTACCAGCATAAGCTACATTATACTGGAACATATATAAAAGAGAATTTGTAAGCTAATGCAAGGATGTCTTTGATAATAGTAGCAACTTCAGTACTCCATTCATCATTTTCTTAGAAAACATTTACGTTACATGGTATGAGTATGATGCTAGGCCATACAGTTTTGACATATTATTATAAAGTTCGAAATacaaaacataatttatttttgacaaTCAAATTGAAGTAGGCagatacgtttttttttttttgaatgaatgttaaaatttattcaccaaatttttttttacatcaagtgctatcattatgtattttttgaatCTAGACCAATCACCCTACAACCAAAACCCAAGAAGTACtttctttactcttttttttttttgcatagcAGGCTAAGTTTATTCCTAacactttttttaattatcttcATGATCACTTGCACATGCATATGAGGTTCTCCATGTCTTCTTCTGTTTCGCTCCCGCCATATCACATGGACTGCACTTTGCAGAGCATATCGATCACAGAAAGCTTCCACCACTCCAAGCCTCTTGTCTTCTTTTGTTCCGCACCATCCATATCTCCTGAGTTCTTTCCACTTGGTTGTGTATGAGCGATTTAGAATCCCTTTCATAAGGAACTCCCAGGTCTTTGACGAGTAAGAACATTCGAAGAACAAGTGGTCCTGCGACTCCGGAAAGGAGTTACAGAGGACATATGCTTGATCCACTCCAATATTCCATTCTGCCCATAGTTGACAGCCAGCTAACCATATGATGAACGAAAATTTTGGAGTTGCTTGCGAAAACCAAACTCCATAAATCCAACTACACTCCAGCCCCTCATCTCGAACAAGCTTCCATGTTTCTTGAGTTGAAAATGAGACTTGTATCCAGACTTACATCTCCAAAGATGAGTATCAGCATTCTCAGTTTTCTGATTTTGTCTGAGTATATCAAGCTCTACTTCTATCTCATTTAGTAGGACAGTTCTATGTCGGCTTCTTCTCCGCAGATTGTGGAGAGCTTCATCAACTGTTGCTTCTCTTCGTATCCTCAAATCGATTATGTCTCTGCCCCCTAGTAAATTTGACATCACACCATCTATGACCATCTATCATACCAAAAGAGGTGGTAAAGCCGTTCTTTATTTCGTATGTGCCGGTTTGATCATCTGCGGCCATgatgattaatattttttggcGTTGCTTTCTAATTCTCCACAGACGGCACATACTGATTATGTACACGAATTTGATGATAAGTTATTTGAAAGATGCTTATGGAAGATCAAAGAGATTTACATGGTGATTATGCTAAGAATTTATGAAAATATGGTGTTGTCGGCAAGAACAAGGTAAGTAGAGGACACCCTAATCTTGTACCGAAATGTGTGTATGTTTGTGAATGGTTATTTTTGGTCTTCGGCCCCCTCCTTATATAAagtattcttttctttttctttcaagtCGGTCTGAATTTATGCCTACTTCAACTTGATTGGGCCGATTTAAAATTCAACTAGACCAAATACTGAATTCTGTTTATTCAGTTAGCCTTGTCCGAGGGATGTAAACCATCTCCAAAATGCATGGAATGATTAGTGCTTAAAGTTTACGACAATAGACCTCTGATTTATGAATTTGTTGTCTATCTTTGGATGGTGCTTTATATGAAATGAATTGTAACGACCAGATCGTCCACGGCTAATGAATCTCCTACATCCGATCACTCGGCCTGTAGACCCGATTCTGTGCAACGGACGATGCATTAATTTTTTGGAAGCTCGGAAATCTTGTTTACTAACCCTGCATATAACAAATGGTTAAATGATTCTGAACATATTTAAAGTCAGAAAatgcctatatatatatatatatcgaaaTCTTTGTAAAAGAGAATAATTAACAAATTATCCTGCGCAACTCGCATAAAGTCATCTAGTTATTTGCTAAAAGTAAAAGTAGACTAGTTTGTGGTCATTCAACTGAACCTTATTCTTGCTGGATTTGTTTTCTAATTAGTTAGGTTTAGTGAATGCAGTTTTCTAAACAAGAAGAGTGGCAATCTTTGGCTATACCGAGGATAATTTGGATCTGACACACACGAACGTGTTTAATTAATGAAATAAGAGAAACTATGAGAGAGTACTAGTTTAGTTTTTCAGTGAAGCTAAAAGGTTGATCTGTGGTGTAACCTGATGGTGAGATttagaagagacaaaactgttCTTGTGCATGTGCACTATACTGACTCCTCGCTTGTCCCCTTCTTCTCCTCCATAATATTCATTCTTTACTTAATATAATCctaattaatgtttttaattgaaattttttataacaattcttattattattttttttttttgaaaaagggcttaCAATTCTTAATTTGTTACACCACTTACACATAGCCTTAGCTTGTT of the Brassica rapa cultivar Chiifu-401-42 chromosome A03, CAAS_Brap_v3.01, whole genome shotgun sequence genome contains:
- the LOC103858318 gene encoding dephospho-CoA kinase encodes the protein MRIVGLTGGIASGKSTVSNLFKANGIPVVDADVIARNVLKKGSGGWKRVVAAFGEEILLPSREVDRPKLGQMVFSSDSKRQLLNKLMAPYISSGIFWEILKEWVKGAKVIVVDIPLLFEAKMDKWTKPIVVVWVSQETQLTRLMERDGLSEEDARNRVMAQMSLDLKRGNADIVIDNNGGLDELHQQFDKVLSEIRRPLTWFEFWRSRQGAFSILGLVTSGLFVCKQLN
- the LOC103858317 gene encoding probable calcium-binding protein CML48, which produces MAYAPSAPELPESFRQQVDEEARYTYAYPYGQPTNQLGSSGMFSPETHPDIVRSFESAGGNRSGFLDESELRHALSFSGYEGISNRTIRFLLFIYKSPAESLLRLGPKEYAELWNCLAQWRAMFDRYDRDRSGRMNALELRDAFYHLGYMLPSSVLQLIILSQFDDGTGNTVDLCFDRFLECGMTVKSLTEKFKEKDPGYTGYATLSYDAFMSMVIPFIASYD